The DNA segment CAACAAAGAAAAAATATACAAAAGAGTTAAATAAGCCGTGCAATTTACCTGGGTACGACATATCATACTAATAGTTTTCCTTTTCTATTGCCTTCCTATGAGGGCAAATGGTCCTATCTTAATTGGAAAGCAACAGGGTTTAATGGACCTTACCATTAATATGACTATTCAGGATAAAGATAACTATTTATGGATAGGAAGTAATAAAGGGCTTTACCGTTTTGATGGAAGAAAAAGCGAAAAATGTTCGAATAGTTACCTGGGTAAAGCCAATATTTCATCCGGATATTTAGACAAAAAAGGGTTTTTATGGATAGGAACCTATGAAGGACTGATTTTTATTTTTGATGGTTTAGTGTTTAAGCAGATCAATACACCTGCTTCTATTCAAAGTACCATTCTAGAGTTCCATGAAAATGCAGAAGGGAAAATTTTAGCTATTTCCAGATCAAATGGAATTGTTGAATTTAATTCACATTCTAATTTTAGGCAACATTTAGTAGGAGAGGATAAGTTTTTGATTTATTCATATTGCCAGTTAAAGCATAACAAAGCCCTGATTGGAACCGATAGTGGATTAAAAATAATTGATTTAAACACACAGGCATTGCGACCGGAAGCAGTGCCAATTTTAGAAGATATAAAAATAAATCAAGTTATACCACGACTAGATGGTGGATTTTGGGTGGCAACAGATGATGATGGGGTTTATCAGATTGATTTATATCCAAAGCCAACGATAATTTCTCACTTAGGTAAAGAAAACCAATTTCCCCAGCATGTCAATCGTATCAGTGAAGACGGCAAGTTATTATGGATTGGGACCAAATCTGATGGGGTGGTTCGTGCCAATTTTGGATACAGAAAAAATAGTTTAATTAATATCGATTATTTTTCATCAGGGGACAAATGGAACAATCCAACCGTCACCAACATTTTTATAGACCGGGAAGGAAATACCTGGTTATCCACATTCAATCATGGAATTTTGAAGTTTGAGAATGAAATTTTTGGTGTTTTTTATGGTCAGGGAAAATTGGTCGATGCTAATGTTACCTGTATAGAAAGAGATGAATTAGACAATTTTTGGGTTGGTACGTCAACCGGCGTTTTTCAAATGAACTTTAACGATGCCAAGTGGAAAATTAATGACTTAGCCTCATTAAATCTTTTACCGGAAGATCGAATAAATTGCCTTGAATTGGATGGAACTATTTTATGGATAGGTACTTCTCAAAATGGCCTTTTTCGGTTTGATATAAAAAGTTATTCCTCTAAACGCATTCAACTTGGCTCTGGAAACCTGGTTAATTCCATAAAATGCATTGAGAAAACCGGTGAAAATGAATTTTGGATAGGAACATCCGATGGGATTTTTGTTTTGGATGACCGAGGTGCATTAAAGCAGAAAATAACAACAGAGGATGGACTACCTCACAATTCAATTAATGATTTAGAGGCAACCAAAGATGGAAGGATATGGATAGCATCTGCCGAAAACAAAGTTGCCTATTATGAAGGTAAACAAATCAAACAAGTAAAAAATCAAAAGTTTGAAATAAGCAATATCAATTCCATTTGCACGGATGACAAAGGCCAGATATGGTTTGCTTCGTTAGGTTATGGTGTTTTTAATTACGATGGAATTCATTTTGAACGTTACAGTCAAAAAGATGGTTTAGCAAGTGATTATTGTTACAAAATCCAAAACGATATTAATGGTAGAATTTGGGTTAGCCATCAGAAAGGTCTAAGTAGTATAGACCCCAAAAAAAACCGATTAGTCAGCTATTACGGTTCTTTAGGAAACTCATCTTTTGACTTTTCGGTGAATAGCTTTTTCAAAGGGAACAAAACTATTTGGTTATGCACAGACATTGGAGTTTTAAGGTACAGTGAAAAAAATGAGAAGCTTGCCAGGCAGGAGCCAAAAATTCTCATCCATTTTGCCCAAGCAGATTCAACCAATTATGATCCTAGAAGAATCATAGAATTACCTTATGGAGCGCATAGTCTAAGTATACATTTTATAAGCCCCTACTTAAAAAACCCTGAAGCTATACGGTACAAATTCATGTTAAAGGGTTATGATAAGGGCTGGTCAGATGTGACGCCAATCAATTTAGCCTTTTACTCATCCCTGTATGATGGGAACTACGAATTTGTGGTAAAAGCTTGCAACGAATATGGCGTTTGGACCACGGAACCGGCAAGTTTAATTATTATCATTAAGAAACCATTTTTCAAGGAATGGTGGTTTTATTTGTTAGTAGTTACATCCTTTATCATGGGTATTTATTTATACATTCATTATCGAACCAATAAACTTTTAAAGGATAAACTCAAGTTAGAAGAAGTGGTGAGGATCAGGACAGAAGAATTAGAATTAAGAAACCAAGAAATCATTGAGAATAAAAATGAGATAGAGAAAAATGCAAAAAACATTACGGATAGTATTAAATATGCAAAACGTATCCAAAAGGCCATTTATCCAACTACAAGTCAATTTAAAAAACTACTTCCCGAGTCCTTTATTTTTTTCAAATCTAAAGGTA comes from the Bacteroidia bacterium genome and includes:
- a CDS encoding SpoIIE family protein phosphatase yields the protein MRANGPILIGKQQGLMDLTINMTIQDKDNYLWIGSNKGLYRFDGRKSEKCSNSYLGKANISSGYLDKKGFLWIGTYEGLIFIFDGLVFKQINTPASIQSTILEFHENAEGKILAISRSNGIVEFNSHSNFRQHLVGEDKFLIYSYCQLKHNKALIGTDSGLKIIDLNTQALRPEAVPILEDIKINQVIPRLDGGFWVATDDDGVYQIDLYPKPTIISHLGKENQFPQHVNRISEDGKLLWIGTKSDGVVRANFGYRKNSLINIDYFSSGDKWNNPTVTNIFIDREGNTWLSTFNHGILKFENEIFGVFYGQGKLVDANVTCIERDELDNFWVGTSTGVFQMNFNDAKWKINDLASLNLLPEDRINCLELDGTILWIGTSQNGLFRFDIKSYSSKRIQLGSGNLVNSIKCIEKTGENEFWIGTSDGIFVLDDRGALKQKITTEDGLPHNSINDLEATKDGRIWIASAENKVAYYEGKQIKQVKNQKFEISNINSICTDDKGQIWFASLGYGVFNYDGIHFERYSQKDGLASDYCYKIQNDINGRIWVSHQKGLSSIDPKKNRLVSYYGSLGNSSFDFSVNSFFKGNKTIWLCTDIGVLRYSEKNEKLARQEPKILIHFAQADSTNYDPRRIIELPYGAHSLSIHFISPYLKNPEAIRYKFMLKGYDKGWSDVTPINLAFYSSLYDGNYEFVVKACNEYGVWTTEPASLIIIIKKPFFKEWWFYLLVVTSFIMGIYLYIHYRTNKLLKDKLKLEEVVRIRTEELELRNQEIIENKNEIEKNAKNITDSIKYAKRIQKAIYPTTSQFKKLLPESFIFFKSKGIVSGDFYWIEEKGNKVLFAACDCTGHGVPGAFISIVTNNLLNQAVKEHGITKPSIILDEVNKGITSTLHQTLEDSTVKDGMDAALCCLDKSTGTLEFAGAYNGLYLIRKGELLEFKADNIPIGRFIGEAYKTFTNHEIITQPDDVIYLFSDGFADQFGGPEGKKIKKSNFKRLLLEIWSLPMEEQREKLYNFFKSWQGELEQVDDVLVIGVRIKNF